One window of Nicotiana tomentosiformis chromosome 11, ASM39032v3, whole genome shotgun sequence genomic DNA carries:
- the LOC138902132 gene encoding feruloyl CoA ortho-hydroxylase F6H1-3-like yields MVTVRIVVALVAAKHWLIHQMDVHNDLLNGDLLEEGYMKQSFTTQSNKGRPTESIQDERPRARGAKPVGTPLELNQKLTSEEYDKHIGSDKDCMDELLKDPGGYKRLVGRLLEDPLENMKKCERLDVESIVGEKESLIVSSKSINLNYYPKYPNPDLLVGYDIIPDILTTTLLLQDEIRGLYVRKLEIDAWVHVTMIKGAFGN; encoded by the exons ATGGTGACTGTCAGGATAGTAGTTGCTCTAGTTGCAGCCAAGCACTGGCTGATACACCAAATGGATGTTCACAATGATTTACTCAATGGTGACCTACTAGAGGAAGGTTATAT GAAACAATCCTTCACTACTCAGTCAAACAAGGGAAGGCCTACTGAATCAATTCAAGATGAAAGACCTAG GGCTAGGGGAGCAAAGCCTGTTGGCACTCCACTTGAACTGAATCAGAAATTGACATCTGAAGAATATGACAAACATATAGGAAGTGACAAGGACTGTATGGATGAGCTCCTTAAAGACCCAGGGGGATATAAAAGATTAGTGGGCAGACTCTT GGAAGATCCATTGGAGAATATGAAGAAGTGTGAGAGGTTAGATGTTGAATCCATTGTTGGGGAGAAAGAATCCCTTATAGTGTCTTCAAAGAGCATAAATCTCAACTACTATCCAAAATATCCAAACCCTGACCTTTTAGTCGGGTACGACATCATTCCTGATATATTGACGACTACCCTTCTCCTGCAAGACGAAATCCGAGGACTCTACGTTAGAAAGCTCGAGATTGATGCGTGGGTTCACGTCACTATGATTAAAGGAGCTTTTGGTAATTAA
- the LOC104084859 gene encoding extensin-1-like: MTSIGKLGQWPLLVTALAICFIASTVVADYSYGYASPSPSYNSKKYYKSPSPPKYLVPTPYYKSPAIAKHYYKSPAPAKYYKSPALAKYYKSPAPSKNYYKSPSPAKYYKAPAPAKYYKSPAPSKNYYKSPSPAKYYKLPAPSKYYKSPPPPKYYKSPVYYKSPPPPTYYEKSPSYYKSPPPTYYEQSPKSPPPPPKYYEQSQSSYKSPPPPPKYYEQPSSYNSPPPPPKYYEQSPINYKSPPPPYYKESTPSYKSPPPPPKYYEQSPITYNLPSLPKTYEKSPSYFSPPLPTNYYKQTPVYASPPPPAKYEHAIYVSPPPATYY, translated from the coding sequence ATGACAAGCATAGGGAAGCTGGGGCAATGGCCTTTACTTGTAACTGCTTTGGCAATTTGCTTTATAGCCAGCACTGTTGTTGCTGATTACTCTTATGGGTATGCTTCTCCCTCACCTTCTTATAACTCTAAGAAGTATTACAAATCACCATCTCCACCAAAGTACCTAGTACCTACTCCTTACTATAAGTCACCTGCTATTGCAAAGCACTACTACAAGTCACCAGCTCCCGCAAAATACTACAAGTCGCCGGCTCTCGCAAAATACTATAAGTCGCCAGCTCCTTCGAAGAACTACTACAAGTCGCCATCACCTGCAAAGTACTACAAAGCGCCAGCTCCCGCAAAATACTACAAGTCGCCAGCTCCTTCAAAGAACTACTACAAGTCGCCATCACCAGCAAAGTACTACAAATTGCCTGCTCCCTCTAAATATTATAAGTCACCGCCGccaccaaaatattacaagtcccCAGTTTACTACAAATCTCCACCACCACCAACTTATTATGAGAAATCACCTTCGTATTACAAGTCACCTCCTCCAACATACTATGAGCAATCACCTAAGTCACCTCCACCCCCACCAAAATACTACGAGCAATCACAATCTTCTTACAAATCTCCTCCACCTCCACCAAAATACTATGAGCAACCATCGTCATACAActctccaccaccaccaccaaaatACTATGAGCAATCACCAATCAATTATAAGTCTCCACCTCCACCGTACTACAAAGAATCTACACCTTCCTACAAATCTCCTCCACCTCCACCAAAATACTACGAGCAATCACCTATAACTTATAACTTACCATCTCTTCCAAAGACTTATGAAAAATCGCCATCATACTTCTCACCTCCACTACCAACGAACTACTATAAGCAAACTCCCGTCTATGCCTCACCTCCACCACCTGCAAAATACGAGCATGCCATCTATGTTTCACCTCCCCCAGCAACCTACTACTAA